AAATCCGTCATGTGGACGTCCTTAACGTCAAATCCAGCCAAGTGTAAAGCGTAGGCCATTTCTCTATCACCATTCACACCTTTTTCTCGGATGATGGCAGCTTTGATACCTGATTTTTCTTTTCTTTTTTGATCTATTCCTAGAGAACTAATGGTTCCTTTCCAATCAGCAGGGAAAGCATATTGAAGCGCTTGATTTTTGTAGCTCTCAAAACGAGACTTTGCATTGCTCGCTTCCGTTTGATGTTGCTCTAGCAGATAAGAAGTTTTGAACCAAGTGTCTCTGAGCTCATCAATATTCAGTGAATGATTGTTATTATTGGACTTAATGTCAAACGAACGGTTCAAATTAACTGATCCTATTTTTTCAACGGAAACGCCGTCCAAAGCATCTAGTGAAGCATCTTTTGCTATCTGAATTACCAATGCAGGACTTTCACTAAATGCTACTTCTGAGAGATTCGAATTCAACGCACTCAAGTCAATGCTTGCACCACTTTGCGTAGTAGGGAAGTGCATTTCTAATAAGGTAGTTATCAAGCCACCCGCAGACACATCGTGTCCCGCCAGCACATGTCCATCCTTGATCAATTGCTGGACAGCGGCAAATGCTTTTTTGAAGTATCCGGCATCCGGAGAAGAAGCTGGGTTAGTTCCTACCGTATTTTTAATTTGCCCAAAACTGGATCCATCGAGCGCAAACGTACCGTCAGAAAGCGGGATATATATTAATGTCGAATCAGCAACGGGTTTGATGTCTGGTGTCACTGTTTGACGAATGTCTGAAACTTCACCCACAGTTGAAATGATAACCGTACCTGGTGAGTCTACAGTCTTTCCGTCATTGTACTTCTGTGTCATGGACAAAGAGTCCTTTCCAGTTGGGATATTAATTCCCAAAGCGATAGCATATTCGCTTACTGCTTCTACGGCATCATAAAGTCTCGCTCTTTCTCCCTCTGTCTTGGTAGGCCACATCCAGTTGGCACTCAGTGATACGCCACCCAAACCGTGCGTAAGTGGTGCCCAGATTATATTTGTTAATGCTTTAGTAATGGCCAATTGCGAACCTTTAGCTGGGTTGGCAATAGCTGCCACTGGCGCATGACCGATGGAAGTAGCAATTCCTTTGTTGTTTACAAAGTCGAGTGCCATTACAGCTACATTGTTTAGAGGCAACTGAATTTCTCCGCAAGTCTGCTGCTTGGCTACTCGGCCGGTTACCGATCGGTCTACTTTGTTTGTCAACCAATCTTTACAAGCCACTGCTTCCAGTTGAAGCACTTGTTTCAAGTCTTCTAAGAAGTCTGCATCGTTGGCAACTGCAGATTGATAAGGCTTTTGAAGTTTTTTATCTTTTAATATCGTTTTTGGTGCTGAGCCAAACATATCCGAAAGCCCCCAATCCATAGCAGCTTTGTCGCTGTCTTTGTGCTTCATAGTGAATTTCATATCACCAGTGGCTTCGCCTGCTACGAAAAGTGGTGCTCTTTCGCGGTCAGCAATCTCCTTCAATCCAGGGATGTCCTTGTCGGCTATAGCTAATCCCATTCTTTCTTGAGATTCGTTACCGATAATTTCTTTGTTTGATAGTGTAGGGTCTCCTACTGGGAGTTGATCGATATGGATCTGACCTCCGATATCTTCAATCAATTCAGAAAGACAATTTAAATGTCCGCCAGCGCCATGATCGTGAACTGATACAATTGGATTATTGTCGCTTTCTGCTAAAGCTCGAAGCGCATTAGCCACTCTTTTCTGCATTTCAGGGTTGGATCGCTGAATGGCATTGAGTTCGATTGCATTGGAGTGCTCTCCTGTGGATACAGAGGAAACAGCACCACCGCCCATTCCGATGCGGTAATTGTCACCACCCATCACTACGATTTTGTCTCCTTTAGTTAATGGCTTTTTCTGTGCATCAGACAATTTTCCATATCCGACACCACCTGCCATCATGATCACTTTGTCGAAACCTTGTGTGTCTCCATTCTCTTCATGCTCGAAAGTGAGGACACTTCCGCAGATTAGTGGCATACCAAATTTGTTTCCAAAGTCGCTGGCACCATTGGAAGCTTTGATTAAAATGTCAAGAGGAGTTTGGTACAACCACTCTCTGGCTTTGGTTTTTTCTTCCCACTTTTTCCCTTGTTCTAATCTAGGGTAGGAGGTCATGTATACTGCAGTGCCAGCAAGAGGGATACTGCCTTGTCCACCAGCCATACGATCTCTGATTTCTCCTCCTGAGCCAGTTGCCGC
The sequence above is drawn from the Reichenbachiella sp. genome and encodes:
- the purL gene encoding phosphoribosylformylglycinamidine synthase, with the translated sequence MIFIFKKNPTTYYLLKSKSDLDAASIEKLQWLFGNAEVLSEKNLPGSFIGPRQEMITPWSTNAVEITQNMGIEGIERIEEFHTEGNFDPMLNQKYEALNEEVYIINKQPEAIQDIEDIRSYNQSEGLALSEEEVVYLESVALRLGRPLTDSEVFGFSQVNSEHCRHKIFNGQFIIDGEEKPVSLFKLIRKTSETHPGQIESAYKDNVAFIKGPKMEQFAPKTQNKADYFETKDIDSVISLKAETHNFPTTVEPFNGAATGSGGEIRDRMAGGQGSIPLAGTAVYMTSYPRLEQGKKWEEKTKAREWLYQTPLDILIKASNGASDFGNKFGMPLICGSVLTFEHEENGDTQGFDKVIMMAGGVGYGKLSDAQKKPLTKGDKIVVMGGDNYRIGMGGGAVSSVSTGEHSNAIELNAIQRSNPEMQKRVANALRALAESDNNPIVSVHDHGAGGHLNCLSELIEDIGGQIHIDQLPVGDPTLSNKEIIGNESQERMGLAIADKDIPGLKEIADRERAPLFVAGEATGDMKFTMKHKDSDKAAMDWGLSDMFGSAPKTILKDKKLQKPYQSAVANDADFLEDLKQVLQLEAVACKDWLTNKVDRSVTGRVAKQQTCGEIQLPLNNVAVMALDFVNNKGIATSIGHAPVAAIANPAKGSQLAITKALTNIIWAPLTHGLGGVSLSANWMWPTKTEGERARLYDAVEAVSEYAIALGINIPTGKDSLSMTQKYNDGKTVDSPGTVIISTVGEVSDIRQTVTPDIKPVADSTLIYIPLSDGTFALDGSSFGQIKNTVGTNPASSPDAGYFKKAFAAVQQLIKDGHVLAGHDVSAGGLITTLLEMHFPTTQSGASIDLSALNSNLSEVAFSESPALVIQIAKDASLDALDGVSVEKIGSVNLNRSFDIKSNNNNHSLNIDELRDTWFKTSYLLEQHQTEASNAKSRFESYKNQALQYAFPADWKGTISSLGIDQKRKEKSGIKAAIIREKGVNGDREMAYALHLAGFDVKDVHMTDLISGREDLSDVNMIVFVGGFSNSDVLGSAKGWAGAFLYNEKANTALKNFYARPDTLSLGVCNGCQLMMELGLVFPEIENHPKMAHNASGKFESIFLDVTIPQNDSVMLGNLSNTRMGVWVAHGEGKFELPLTESNYTVCLKYAHEAYPGNPNGSDYNVAGVYSKDGRHLAMMPHLERSLFPWNWAHYTETANEITPWIQAFINAKEWVKGHQ